In the genome of Lacerta agilis isolate rLacAgi1 chromosome 2, rLacAgi1.pri, whole genome shotgun sequence, one region contains:
- the LOC117039780 gene encoding gametocyte-specific factor 1-like: MSQKGRYYISETQQHGYHSFAQNSISFSNLEMEDNYVDSSDPDKLMQCPYDKNHKIRACRFPYHLVKCRKNHPDIVQQLVTCPFNARHQVPRGEISQHISSCDDKRCIEQDIASHGESRRREVSVVSSWQSPPCEEDWDRDVAGQSNTVFIWGTSHHGEASSSGSSPAVGHKNHLASGLRAPRSLPHVLPWKNNAAN, from the exons ATGAGTCAAAAG GGCAGATATTATATCTCAGAGACTCAGCAGCATGGTTACCATAGCTTTGCACAAAATTCCATCAGTTTCTCTAATCTGGAGATGGAAGACAACTATG TTGATTCTTCAGATCCTGATAAACTAATGCAATGTCCATATGACAAGAATCATAAAATCAGGGCATGTAGGTTCCCCTACCACCTTGTCAAGTGTCGTAAG AACCATCCTGATATAGTACAGCAACTGGTCACATGCCCATTTAATGCCCGTCATCAGGTCCCCAGAGGAGAGATCAGTCAACACATATCAAGCTGTGATGACAAAAGGTGCATTGAGCAAGACATTG CAAGCCACGGGGAAAGCCGCAGAAGAGAGGTTAGTGTGGTAAGCTCCTGGCAATCTCCTCCATGCGAAGAAGACTGGGATAGAG ACGTAGCAGGCCAGTCAAACACTGTCTTCATTTGGGGCACAAGCCACCATGGTGAGGCAAGCAG ttCTGGATCAAGTCCAGCTGTAGGACATAAGAACCACCTAGCTTCAGGACTACGAGCTCCCAGGTCCCTGCCACATGTACTACCATGGAAGAATA